In the Deinococcus budaensis genome, one interval contains:
- the nuoD gene encoding NADH dehydrogenase (quinone) subunit D, producing MTAEPLAPPAGGTLMHTEIMSLNVGPQHPSTHGVLRLVVDMDGERVVRVTPHMGYLHTGFEKTFEHRTYQQGVTYAPRTDYLHCFSHELAYVLSVEKLLQAQVPERANVVRVILHELGRIHSHLVFVGTGLLDLGALTPFFYAFREKESVVDLFEAVCGYRMNQGYLRVGGLAWDIPDGWPDAVARFLDQMERGVDEYTTLFAENPIFVDRAKGVGVIPAHVALDLGLTGPNLRASGVPLDHRKDNPYCGFEEYDFDVVTSPDGDSLARFTMRLLEFRQSIRIVRQALARLRPGPVKDPNRKISLPPRHELETSMEAVIHHFKLVTEGFHPPRGEVYVPTESARGEVGYYVVSDGGSVPYRVKIRAPSFVNLQALEYACVGAQFADLITILATIDPVLGDVDR from the coding sequence ATGACCGCTGAGCCGCTCGCCCCCCCCGCCGGGGGCACCCTGATGCACACCGAGATCATGAGCCTGAACGTGGGGCCGCAGCATCCCAGTACCCACGGCGTGCTGCGGCTGGTGGTGGACATGGACGGCGAGCGGGTGGTCCGGGTCACGCCCCACATGGGCTACCTGCACACCGGCTTCGAGAAGACCTTCGAGCACCGCACCTACCAGCAGGGCGTGACCTACGCGCCGCGCACCGACTACCTGCACTGCTTTTCGCACGAACTCGCCTACGTGCTCAGCGTGGAAAAGCTGCTTCAGGCGCAGGTGCCCGAGCGCGCCAACGTGGTGCGGGTGATCCTGCATGAACTCGGGCGCATCCACTCGCATCTGGTGTTCGTGGGCACCGGCCTGCTCGACCTCGGGGCGCTGACGCCCTTCTTCTACGCCTTCCGCGAGAAGGAGAGCGTGGTGGACCTGTTCGAGGCGGTGTGCGGCTACCGCATGAACCAGGGCTACCTGCGGGTGGGCGGCCTGGCCTGGGACATTCCCGACGGCTGGCCGGACGCCGTGGCGCGCTTCCTCGACCAGATGGAGCGTGGGGTGGACGAGTACACCACCCTCTTTGCCGAGAACCCGATCTTCGTGGACCGGGCGAAAGGCGTGGGCGTGATTCCGGCGCACGTGGCGCTCGACCTGGGCCTGACCGGGCCGAACCTGCGCGCCTCGGGGGTGCCGCTCGACCACCGCAAGGACAATCCCTACTGCGGCTTCGAGGAGTACGACTTCGACGTGGTGACCAGCCCCGACGGCGACAGCCTCGCGCGCTTCACCATGCGCCTGCTGGAGTTCCGCCAGAGCATCCGCATCGTGCGCCAGGCGCTCGCGCGGCTGCGCCCGGGACCCGTCAAGGACCCCAACCGCAAGATCAGCCTGCCGCCCCGGCACGAACTCGAAACGAGCATGGAGGCGGTGATCCACCACTTCAAGCTTGTCACCGAGGGCTTTCACCCCCCCCGGGGCGAGGTGTACGTGCCCACCGAGTCCGCGCGCGGCGAGGTCGGCTACTACGTCGTCTCGGACGGCGGCTCGGTGCCCTACCGGGTCAAGATTCGCGCGCCCAGCTTCGTGAACCTCCAGGCGCTGGAGTACGCCTGCGTGGGCGCGCAGTTTGCCGACCTGATCACCATTCTCGCCACCATCGACCCCGTGCTGGGCGACGTGGACCGTTAG
- a CDS encoding NADH-quinone oxidoreductase subunit C translates to MTGEPLPDRIVVTTPPSDTAPAGTAPRDPRDVTALIAELGLEEDDAAEPTAVVPAGRLREVGRALRERGFMLMDTVGVDYLAYPERRPARFAVLHNVYHPHDHRRLFLRVWLDDSQPLDSLYPVWKAANYLEREVYDLLGVVFTDHPDLRKILTPDDLEGHPLRKDFPLGETPTLFRDGRFLDPPTFRAGLTGQSRGLTGWRGELRRGQGEDRVPPVMPEGGPK, encoded by the coding sequence ATGACGGGTGAGCCGCTGCCGGACCGGATCGTCGTGACGACCCCGCCGTCCGACACCGCGCCCGCTGGAACCGCGCCGCGCGACCCCCGCGACGTGACCGCTCTGATTGCGGAACTGGGGCTGGAGGAGGACGACGCCGCCGAGCCGACCGCCGTCGTTCCTGCCGGACGACTGCGTGAGGTGGGCCGGGCGCTGCGCGAGCGCGGCTTCATGCTGATGGACACCGTGGGCGTGGACTATCTCGCCTATCCCGAGCGCAGACCCGCGCGCTTTGCCGTGCTGCACAACGTCTACCACCCGCACGACCACCGCCGCCTCTTCCTGCGGGTGTGGCTGGACGACTCGCAACCGCTGGACAGCCTGTACCCGGTGTGGAAGGCCGCCAACTACCTGGAGCGCGAGGTGTACGACCTGCTGGGCGTGGTGTTCACGGACCACCCGGACCTGCGCAAGATCCTGACCCCCGACGATCTGGAAGGCCACCCCCTGCGCAAGGATTTCCCGCTGGGCGAGACGCCGACCCTCTTCCGGGACGGGCGCTTTCTCGATCCGCCCACCTTCCGCGCCGGGCTGACCGGCCAGAGCCGGGGCCTGACCGGCTGGCGCGGCGAGCTGCGCCGGGGCCAGGGCGAGGACCGCGTGCCCCCGGTGATGCCGGAAGGCGGCCCGAAGTGA
- a CDS encoding NuoB/complex I 20 kDa subunit family protein: MALKELFDRDWQELESEGVLFSSLEKLVAWGRSNSLWPATFGLACCAIEMMSSTNGRNDLARFGSEVFRASPRQADVMIVAGRLSKKMAPVMRRVYDQMPDPKWVISMGACASSGGMFNNYAIVQNVDHVVPVDIYVPGCPPRPEALIYAVMQLQKKVRGEAFDQLGHQLPMVEAWTR; this comes from the coding sequence ATGGCCCTGAAAGAACTGTTCGACCGCGACTGGCAGGAACTGGAATCCGAAGGCGTCCTGTTTTCCAGCCTGGAAAAACTGGTGGCCTGGGGCCGCAGCAACAGCCTGTGGCCCGCGACCTTCGGGCTGGCGTGCTGCGCCATCGAGATGATGAGCAGCACCAACGGACGCAACGACCTCGCCCGCTTCGGGTCGGAGGTCTTCCGCGCCAGCCCCCGGCAGGCCGACGTGATGATCGTCGCCGGGCGCCTCTCCAAGAAGATGGCCCCGGTCATGCGCCGGGTGTACGACCAGATGCCCGACCCCAAATGGGTGATCTCGATGGGCGCGTGCGCCTCCTCGGGCGGCATGTTCAACAACTACGCCATCGTGCAGAACGTGGACCACGTGGTGCCGGTGGACATCTACGTGCCCGGCTGCCCGCCGCGGCCCGAGGCGCTGATCTACGCGGTCATGCAGCTTCAGAAAAAGGTGCGTGGCGAAGCCTTCGATCAACTGGGCCACCAGCTCCCGATGGTGGAGGCGTGGACAAGATGA
- a CDS encoding NADH-quinone oxidoreductase subunit A, translating to MLVIALGIGILAVLVSALLGPKKATRAKLMAYESGNDPEHGGVGTGQRFPVHFYLVAMLFIVFDIETAFFFPLAVAYQKLVPFAFWEALTFVGLLLVGYYYILKKGVLEWT from the coding sequence ATGCTGGTCATCGCCCTGGGCATCGGCATTCTGGCCGTGCTGGTCAGCGCGCTGCTGGGGCCGAAAAAGGCCACCCGTGCCAAGCTGATGGCCTACGAGAGCGGCAACGACCCCGAGCACGGCGGCGTGGGCACCGGCCAGCGCTTCCCGGTGCATTTCTACCTGGTCGCCATGCTGTTTATCGTCTTCGATATCGAGACGGCGTTTTTCTTTCCGCTGGCAGTGGCTTACCAGAAACTGGTGCCCTTCGCCTTCTGGGAGGCGCTGACTTTCGTGGGACTGCTGCTGGTGGGCTACTACTACATCCTCAAAAAAGGGGTGCTGGAGTGGACCTGA
- a CDS encoding sensor histidine kinase: MSSAPLPVVFVVSPDASRAARLRPVLGGVDVVQVPGAEPLLREAHVRPPAVALLYADTPGVPLAEVLPLLRQRAELAGTFWLAVGQAGLGGLLSAGADALISDATPPDMLALQVRTLLARAAQHAELQERLAQFQRRLDTWEHEERVRDQLVHMLVHDLKNPIAAVMGLLEVVEDDDRVPDDARELVKIARDETGHLLHLAVNMLDVRKIQAGKMHLRPELVFSPMFEEVIEQARGDVGSGLRDRHMRVAVAPGLSPTRADPEILRRVLANLISNAMKHTVTGGLISVEVWQTEGATHLRVRDDGEGIPTEDIPNLFAAFEQSRLTLHGRFDTGMGLAFCKLAVEEHGGRIWVESERGQGAAFTLTLPLAQDNDDDDFVELLS, encoded by the coding sequence ATGTCCAGCGCTCCTCTTCCGGTGGTTTTTGTCGTTTCCCCTGACGCTTCGCGGGCGGCCCGGCTGCGGCCGGTGCTGGGGGGGGTGGACGTGGTGCAGGTGCCGGGCGCCGAGCCGCTACTGCGCGAAGCGCATGTCCGCCCACCCGCCGTGGCGCTGCTGTACGCCGACACGCCGGGCGTGCCGCTGGCCGAGGTGCTGCCGCTACTGCGCCAGCGCGCGGAACTGGCAGGCACCTTCTGGCTGGCGGTCGGGCAGGCGGGGCTGGGCGGGCTGCTCTCGGCCGGGGCCGACGCCCTGATCAGCGACGCGACCCCGCCCGACATGCTGGCCCTTCAGGTCCGCACCCTGCTGGCGCGCGCGGCGCAGCACGCCGAGCTTCAGGAGCGGCTGGCCCAGTTCCAGCGCCGCCTGGACACCTGGGAGCACGAGGAGCGGGTACGCGACCAGCTCGTTCACATGCTGGTCCACGACCTGAAAAATCCCATCGCCGCCGTGATGGGCCTGCTGGAAGTCGTGGAAGACGACGACCGCGTGCCCGACGACGCCCGCGAACTCGTCAAGATCGCCCGCGACGAGACCGGGCACCTGCTGCACCTCGCCGTCAACATGCTCGACGTGCGCAAGATCCAGGCGGGCAAGATGCACCTGCGCCCCGAACTGGTCTTCAGCCCGATGTTCGAGGAAGTGATTGAGCAGGCGCGCGGCGACGTGGGCAGCGGCCTGCGCGACCGCCATATGCGTGTGGCGGTCGCCCCCGGCCTCAGCCCCACCCGCGCCGACCCGGAAATCCTGCGCCGGGTGCTGGCGAACCTGATCAGCAATGCCATGAAGCACACCGTCACGGGCGGCCTGATCTCGGTCGAGGTCTGGCAGACGGAGGGCGCCACCCACCTCCGGGTCCGCGACGACGGCGAGGGCATCCCCACCGAGGACATCCCCAACCTGTTCGCCGCCTTCGAGCAGTCGCGCCTGACCCTGCATGGCCGCTTCGACACCGGCATGGGTCTGGCGTTTTGCAAGCTGGCGGTCGAGGAACACGGCGGGCGCATCTGGGTCGAGTCCGAGCGCGGCCAGGGCGCCGCCTTCACCCTGACCCTGCCGCTGGCGCAGGACAACGACGACGACGACTTCGTGGAACTGCTGAGTTAG
- a CDS encoding carbohydrate ABC transporter permease: MTTTAPVPTVTPTPAARKAGRSRVGLYALLLLAALFFLLPIYLLLATAFKAPEAINLATTWQWPRALNWASFADAWAKIGANMGNSLFLAVVATALSALLGSLNGYALAKWKFRGANTLFALMLFGMFIPYQAVLIPLFQFVKSLGLYGSIWGLILAHVVYGLPITTLIFRNYYAEVPDALVEAATIDGAGFWGIYRQVIFPLSVPGFVVVIIWQFTQVWNEFLFAATLTNTGSQPVTYALSQLAGGQAVSWNLPMAGAILAALPTLLVYILLGRYFVRGLLAGSVKG; the protein is encoded by the coding sequence GTGACCACCACCGCGCCCGTGCCCACCGTCACCCCCACGCCCGCTGCCCGCAAAGCCGGGCGGAGCCGGGTGGGCCTCTACGCACTGTTGCTGCTCGCCGCGCTGTTTTTCCTGCTGCCGATCTACCTGCTGCTCGCCACCGCCTTCAAGGCCCCCGAAGCGATCAACCTGGCGACGACCTGGCAGTGGCCGCGCGCGCTGAACTGGGCCAGCTTCGCAGACGCCTGGGCCAAGATCGGCGCGAACATGGGCAACAGCCTCTTTCTGGCGGTCGTGGCCACCGCCCTTTCGGCGCTGCTGGGGTCCCTCAACGGCTACGCGCTTGCCAAGTGGAAGTTCCGGGGGGCCAACACCCTCTTCGCGCTGATGCTGTTCGGCATGTTCATTCCGTACCAGGCGGTGCTGATTCCGCTGTTCCAGTTCGTCAAGTCGCTGGGGCTGTACGGCTCGATCTGGGGCCTGATCCTGGCGCACGTGGTGTACGGCCTGCCCATCACCACCCTGATTTTCCGCAACTACTACGCCGAGGTGCCCGACGCGCTGGTGGAGGCCGCGACCATCGACGGGGCGGGGTTCTGGGGCATCTACCGGCAGGTGATCTTTCCGCTGAGCGTGCCGGGCTTCGTGGTCGTGATCATCTGGCAGTTCACCCAGGTCTGGAACGAGTTCCTGTTCGCCGCGACCCTGACGAACACGGGCAGCCAGCCGGTCACCTACGCGCTCTCGCAGCTCGCGGGCGGGCAGGCGGTGAGCTGGAACCTGCCGATGGCGGGCGCGATTCTGGCCGCGCTGCCGACGCTGCTGGTGTACATCCTGCTGGGCCGTTATTTCGTGCGTGGGCTGCTGGCCGGAAGTGTGAAGGGGTAG